The following proteins are co-located in the Carassius gibelio isolate Cgi1373 ecotype wild population from Czech Republic chromosome A21, carGib1.2-hapl.c, whole genome shotgun sequence genome:
- the LOC127941847 gene encoding homeobox protein CDX-1-like, which translates to MYVSYLLEKDTSMYPNSVRHSSLNLNPQNFVPTPPQYPDFTGYHHVPGIPSDPHHSQTGAWNPAYPPPREEWPPYGPGTGASTSSTGQLGFSPPEFSSVQATGLLPSSINTSVGQLSPNSQRRNPYDWMRRSAPPPNSGGKTRTKDKYRVVYTDHQRLELEKEFHYSRYITIRRKAELATALSLSERQVKIWFQNRRAKERKVNKKKMQQPQPASTTTPTPPGSVLPGNVAMVTSSSGGLVSPSMPMTIKEEY; encoded by the exons ATGTACGTCAGTTATCTCTTGGAGAAGGACACCAGTATGTACCCGAATTCCGTAAGACACTCAAGCCTAAACCTGAACCCTCAGAATTTTGTCCCCACACCTCCTCAGTATCCAGACTTCACAGGATACCATCACGTCCCTGGAATTCCCAGCGACCCTCACCACAGCCAGACAGGAGCCTGGAATCCCGCGTATCCTCCTCCGCGAGAGGAATGGCCACCTTACGGCCCGGGAACTGGAGCTTCGACCTCGAGCACTGGTCAGCTGGGCTTCAGTCCTCCAGAGTTTTCATCTGTTCAAGCGACCGGCCTTCTCCCATCCTCCATAAACACATCAGTCGGTCAGCTGTCGCCCAACTCTCAGAGACGGAACCCCTACGACTGGATGCGTCGGAGCGCGCCGCCGCCAAACTCAG GGGGGAAAACCAGAACAAAAGACAAATATCGGGTAGTGTACACGGATCATCAGCGACTGGAGCTGGAGAAAGAGTTTCATTACAGCCGTTACATCACAATAAGAAGAAAGGCAGAACTGGCGACAGCACTCAGTCTGTCAGAGAGACAG GTGAAGATCTGGTTCCAGAACCGGCGTGCTAAAGAGAGGAAagtcaataaaaagaaaatgcaacagCCGCAGCCGGCATCCACGACCACACCGACCCCCCCTGGATCAGTTCTGCCTGGGAATGTTGCAATGGTGACCAGCAGCAGCGGTGGCCTGGTGTCACCATCCATGCCAATGACTATCAAAGAAGAGTACTGA